Below is a genomic region from Bacillota bacterium.
CCCCCCGGTATCAGGAAGGCTGAATTCCAAAGCGGCAGGGCCGTCCCTCTTTTTTTCAGCCTGCTCCCGGAGTTTCCGGAGCTCCCGGAGCTCTTTTTCCACCTCTTCGTCCACCAGGGCGTTCAAGTGCTCCCGGATTTTATCCAGCGGCCAGTACCTCGCCTGAAGTTCTTTCAGGAGTTCCAGCCTGAGCAGGTGCCCCCTGGTATAAAAGCTCCGGGGTCCCGCGCCCCTTGGGGGTGGAAGCAGCCCCCGGTTGAGGTAGTAATGAATGGTCCTTTTGGAGAGCCCGCTTTTTTCCGCCAGCTC
It encodes:
- a CDS encoding MerR family transcriptional regulator is translated as MAEEYRIGELAEKSGLSKRTIHYYLNRGLLPPPRGAGPRSFYTRGHLLRLELLKELQARYWPLDKIREHLNALVDEEVEKELRELRKLREQAEKKRDGPAALEFSLPDTGGIPEEFSPTGITEYLKIDVGCGISLLLPKELKEKHLETALRIARYARRLLLEED